A single Xiphias gladius isolate SHS-SW01 ecotype Sanya breed wild chromosome 18, ASM1685928v1, whole genome shotgun sequence DNA region contains:
- the LOC120803680 gene encoding guanine nucleotide-binding protein G(I)/G(S)/G(T) subunit beta-1 has protein sequence MSELDQLRQEAEQLKNQIRDARKACADATLSQITANIDPVGRIQMRTRRTLRGHLAKIYAMHWGTDSRLLVSASQDGKLIIWDSYTTNKVHAIPLRSSWVMTCAYAPSGNYVACGGLDNICSIYNLKTREGNVRVSRELAGHTGYLSCCRFLDDNQIVTSSGDTTCALWDIETGQQTTTFAGHTGDVMSLSLAPDTRLFVSGACDASAKLWDIREGMCRQTFTGHESDINAICFFPNGNAFATGSDDATCRLFDLRADQELMVYSHDNIICGITSVAFSKSGRLLLAGYDDFNCNVWDTLKADRAGVLAGHDNRVSCLGVTDDGMAVATGSWDSFLKIWN, from the exons ATGAGTGAACTGGATCAGCTACGCCAGGAGGCTGAGCAGCTCAAGAACCAGATCAGA GATGCCAGGAAAGCGTGTGCGGATGCTACCCTGTCTCAG ATCACAGCTAACATCGACCCTGTTGGCCGAATTCAGATGCGCACTAGACGGACACTGAGGGGGCATCTGGCTAAAATCTATGCCATGCACTGGGGCACTGACTCGAG gCTTTTGGTCAGTGCCTCCCAGGATGGCAAACTCATTATTTGGGACAGCTACACCACAAAcaag GTCCACGCCATCCCGCTGCGCTCCTCCTGGGTGATGACATGCGCTTATGCCCCTTCTGGGAACTACGTAGCGTGTGGTGGCCTGGACAACATCTGCTCCATCTACAACCTGAAGACCCGTGAGGGAAATGTGCGTGTCAGCCGTGAGCTGGCCGGGCACACAG GTTACCTGTCCTGCTGTCGCTTCCTGGATGACAACCAGATTGTTACCAGTTCTGGAGACACCACCTG TGCTCTGTGGGACATTGAGACTGGTCAGCAGACAACTACATTTGCTGGTCACACCGGTGATGTCATGAGTCTCTCTCTGGCACCGGACACCAGGCTGTTTGTGTCTGGAGCCTGCGATGCCTCGGCCAAGCTCTGGGACATCAGAGAAGGAATGTGCCGACAGACCTTCACTGGCCACGAGTCAGACATCAACGCCATCTGC TTCTTCCCCAATGGCAACGCCTTTGCCACGGGCTCAGACGACGCCACCTGTCGGCTGTTTGACCTGCGTGCTGATCAGGAGTTGATGGTTTACTCACATGACAACATCATTTGCGGTATCACCTCCGTGGCATTCTCCAAGAGTGGCCGCCTACTGCTGGCTGGCTATGACGATTTCAACTGCAACGTCTGGGACACTTTGAAGGCCGACCGTGCAG GTGTCCTGGCTGGTCATGATAACCGGGTGAGCTGCTTGGGTGTAACCGATGACGGCATGGCAGTGGCAACAGGGTCCTGGGACAGCTTCCTCAAGATCTGGAACTAG